CTGCACCAGCTCCGCCCAATCTACTCATGCTCAAAACCTGTTAATTTGATAAGATAAGATCACTcaactttaaacaatttatGAAATTGCCATTGGTGGTCAGACTTAGTTTCTAGGAAAAAGGGGGGCACACACCAAGAAGAAGCCATTCACGAGTCTACCCACTGTTGCATAATATAGCATGATTCACCTTTAAAGGATCACCCATATCGTGATACATGGAGTGgaaatattctattatcaaaaAAGGAGCCGTGTTCAAAGAggtaattatatgattgtgatGGTAAACATAGTGTACCAATATTCATGACTCCTTAGGAATAGAATCACAAACAAAAGATTGATTCAATAATATCAAATAGAATACAGGCAATGACTATAATTCATGTGAAACAccaacattaaaatattaatgactACTACATTGacattagatattaatttagataGGATGAAAGTAGGCGTTTATGTAAGTGTGGCATTGGTCAAAGCCAGTAACAGATTTTTTCAGAGATGTTACAACACAAATTCTTGCAAAAAGAAAGGAGTGTATGGTAAACTTAAACTTTATGAGTCAAACAGAACCTTAACTTGAACACTAAATAACCAGGACTAcgataaataattatgaaaccCAAATGAAAAATGGGATACTCTACCTTAACTTGGAGCCTCAGAAACTTCACATAATCTACAATTTCATCAAGCATAGCAGCTCGGTCTGTCTGCCAAGTGAAATGCATACATTAGAATTAgaggaaaaatgataattatgctCAACAAAACTGAGTCGTTAACTTCACCACTCTACCACAAAACACATCAATTCCCCAACCTTTCTCAAGACTCAATAATTATATGGCTCTGGCTGGGTTAACAATTATGACCAAATTTAAGATCTCACAGACCCAAtcctattaataaaataataagaaaatattattttccccAAAACTACAAGTCTATCACTTGATGAACTATTTCTAAATCCATCTCGAAAAACACTAGATCTCAATAACCATAAGCAGATCGACAAGGAAGAAACAAGTAATAAAACATCCAGTGTAAAATAGCAAACAAGCAACGAAAATACGTgtgattttattgtatttttattgaaaatactTGTAGTCCAAAGGACATTTAAGCATTGAAGGAAAGACTTGAGGTAAATGTCATTTCTTGGAGACAGCCAACTAATTTTTCTGAAAAAGCCAAGCCAACAAATAGTTTATCAAGGCACATAAACATAAGTAAAATACACCTTTTAAGGCTTGAAAGTGGGAAACATGTACAAACCATTTAGAATGAGTTACATTCACGGTTGAAAATGTGTATCAGTCTAGAACATTGACCATAGAAATCAGAACAATCAAAACACTCATTCAAGCACTGATATTACCATCTGATGCCTAAAACTCTTTGGTATATGGATTTACAAAAACCTACATTATAGTAATGAGAAAGAAAGTAGGGGAGAGAAACCAAGATACAGAGAGAAACAATTTATCAGTAGACAGAAGCTGATAATaacagaaggaaaaaaaaaacaaacagatATAAAGaatctataattataatatgaatttcatgAACTCCTTTACTCTTTTAGGGTATGGTGATTTGTTTTTGTCAAGAAAACAGTTCCATGTAATTTagggagaaaaaaatttagtaattcACTTCTCTTTACTACTACTTTTTTTAGTAAGGGATAAAGTTCAAACATaagaaacaaatatgaaatgcaGATTGCTTGATCCAAAAGAGAAGGGAAACATAAACTATTTGGCAAAATGATTCGTGAAATGACATAGAGAATGTGAACTCACCTTGTTAACAGTAGGGACTAATTCCTGCAACGCCCTGATTCGTTCTGCTATTCTTTCTCGCCGCAGCTGAACCAAAAGGAGAAAGCATTGGCAATTTTACAATTACTAAAGGagtgagtttaaaaaaaaaaaaaacacttagaTAAGCATATATTTACCACTCAATATGGAAACCAAGTAAATGTATTATTTACGACTGTGGGTGACTAAAAGAACCAGGTGGAGCCGAAACCGGTGGTTACCCAACATTTTAGTTCCGGTTCCAATTCCTACCTGGAACTGTCTTCAATAGGGTCAGTTTCGATCTCAGAAGTGGTGGAACCAGCACTATATATGTAGGTTTCGGTTCCACAATTTATAAGGAATCAGAACCAACAGAAAACCGGATCCAGAATTGAAAGGTGGGTACCCAGTCAGGTAGTATAGTTTTTTTCAGATCTGATGGGGAGAAAGGATGATAGTTCCTGAGGAAGGGGAGGTTTGATTATTTTTACAAGGATTCTGGTTTTAATGGAGGCCATGGGATTGTTGGGGCACAGATTTCATTGGGACGTGGGTTGACTTTCACACAAAAACACTCCAACGAATGAACTGTAACATTTGCATTGTAAGACGACGGTGTGACTAACCAGGGGCAGTTGTTCAAGGCACCTAATATTTCTTCTCTTTGGAATCTGGTAATGATTTCGTCTGCTAAAATAACCACTGTaaagaaaatcttattttaatataaataaaatgttgttttattgtGTTCTTTTGAGTGTTTATGATTGATTTATGGAGGTAGTTGTCGCTGCTGATGGAATGGAGACAACCGAGTGGAGAGCAGCACAGAGTCCAACCTACTACAAGCTTGGGGACTATGTTCCTGGTTTGAAGGTAAGATTGAACTTGAATAAGCAAATTTTTACCAGTGTTTAGAAAAAGAATACATTTGTTTTTGTCAACAATGCTGAGGACCCAGAACCAGTTGTGACCAGGTAGGTTTCAGATAGGAACCTATCCTCACAGGTTTCAATTCCAGTTTCAGTTCTGGCTTTTTTAGCAGGTTATGCAAACCCGCTTACCCTATTTACTACTCATGGCGAAGCCTCAATCTACTGGATCTAATCATATTTCCATAGTTACCAATCATTCCATTATTTTATGATGTGAGAAACAGACAATCACTTTAATGTTCTTGAACGATTTTTCTAGCTGTTTTGCAGgtatattaaaatattcttacTCGTTCAGCAATGCTGTGTGGATCTGTGGCCTGTCCTCTCCTAGCTCGCACCCTAGGGCGCATTGCTGGAGGATGTGGAGCTGCAGGAACAGTTGTGGGCATTGGTTGTCCATGGTACACCTGCAAAAGGTTAGCAATTTCATCACAAAAGTCAATTTTCATACCTTCCCTAGaaacaattgaaaaagaaatatccAGAGGAAAAAAAGAGCTTCTTATAGGCAGTAACAGACAAGAAGAAACAAGAACTGAaaattattcaacaaaattGACAACACTGCACACCAATATTCAATGATAACTTTGAAATGATGTCAAGAGAAGAAGAGTGCATGTAAGATGTAACCTTTCCAGTTCGATGTTGAAAACAATTATAGGCTTAGAAGAACCTCAACAAAATCATTTGGAGAGCATAAGCAAATGGATTACATACACaacagaaaatgaaaatattcatATTGCTTGTGAAATAAAAACACGACAGCAACAAAGAGGACTTCTTGTCTTTCCATTTGCTGTAAAGTAACTTGTCTCATGTTTCTCTCCGTCGAAAAAAAGGGAGAACCCTCCCTCCCACTAAATCATACTTTGCTAGAATGCTTTTAGTATAGTTCATGCAAACACTACCTCGAAGAAATTCCCAATCTGTTCAAAGACTTAAATCAttcttttttagaaatttagtgATATAGGAAATCTAGTtccaaataacttttttttcattttcactttctttgTTGAAAAACATGGTGCATGAGAGGTGGACTTCTCCAAGACAATAGAAATGTTCAACTAGCACACGCTTTGGGGGACAGAGAAACATCCAACTCTTTAAATATGAAGTCCTGCAGATGAACAGGCAAATTTACCCCAAATGCCGCACACAGACAATACAGACATGAAGAACCCTTGAATCAAGAAGAATAAAGAATTCACTCTAATGGCATCCTAAACAAGACATTCGAGATAAAACTCTACAATTTCCAACACTAAAGCCCCATGTTGTACAAGAAAAGAGATATGCTGGGTATATACTTTTGCCACAGAAAAAGGGAGAGGAGACATAAATTTTACTCACAATCAAAAACCAataagttttatcatatttttctccccTCCCAATGATTTATATTAATGCCGATTGATTCTACAGGGTCTTTCTTATATTGTATTCCTAGTTTGATAGAGCTCCAGAATCTTACAAGTCATAGCAGGACCTCCAAAACGAAACCGGCTGCATGTCTTCTCagcaatcaaacaaaacatGACTAAATTGGGAAGAAGACAGAAATAGTCTCACTGATCCCGTAAGCAACTCATTGCTCACAAAACTTAAACAatgcaaagaagaaaatgaaaaaaaaaaaaattcaattcatgaATAAATcaatactaaaaatccttaaaaaaaaaaaaaagagaaatttccTCCACTCAGCAATTCAACTGAAACTCGGGCAAGTCAACATACGCAAaaacactaaaattttttttttaactttttacttataaaataacataaaattaaaaaataatcttacaTTTTTTACAGTAGAAGCTCTCCCTTCAACGAGTTCTTCACGAAACCGTTTTCCACTTCCCGAAGCTTCTTCAGGCTTCAGAAACCCTCCTTTACTTTGCTCCAAACTCAAACCTAACGGAAAAACCTGTCCGTGAAACCCACCGCTCACTCCGCTTCCAAGCGCCGAGATGTGGCTGGAGCCGTCACCAGAGCTCAGCTGCAGCATCATCGGCGCGGCAGCTCCAGCAGTCGAACCCAAGCCGCCGTCAGGAGCCGACAAGCCGGACTCAGCCGAACCGAAATTCGGGAGGCCGAGGATTTGCTCCAGGAAATCGTCGGTGGGAGGGTCGTTGGGATTATTAGCCATAGAAGTTAAGCTCAACTGAGTAAGAGTTAATTGAACGAGTTTAAAAGCATGTACACACAAAAATGTTAGAGAAAGATGGATTTTTTAATCTCAGTTTTCAACTTTTTGTTGAGCTGAGCTGAGCTTGgctgcttttcttttttctctctactGGTAAGGTTCTGAGACTCTAAGAGCAAGGAGCCAAAGGGACGCGAAAAGCGAATGGCTTTATCCTGCTTAAAAATGTTTTACTTTGTTTAAAAGGGGCTGGCTTTTATCTATATTACAAAGCTACCCTTTTATTCctcctctcttttcttttttaataagaccaatcatatttattacataaataaatctaaaataaaataattaaatttatattaaataagttaaataaattcgaatttttattttaaaatttttgaaattttattaatttttagtcttttctttcttcttttttcagttttcatgtTTTCTTTAATCTGACATTACTTTTAAGCTGACTTCTTTACCCACCAAGCTACTATAATCAGGGGTAAGCAAAACCCAAATTCAATTGAACCAACTAGTTTAGTTGGTCGTTGTTTTGTCTTGTattatttaatccaaatttagtttgttttgttcTTCTATCAGTTTTAACTAAATAAGTTTTGAGTGTTTCCATTTCTTTCATATAGAttcattgttaatatatatatatatatatatatattttaaaagaaagggtttggtttgggttttaaagtattcgaattcaaattaatttgaataaaaatttaaaaaatgtaattcaatcaaatgaataatgtgttctaatatgaaaataaagCAATTTGtactaataattaaaaattattaaaaattttatattccaTATTTTCCTCGATACTATAGTAAGTAGGTAAAtgtgacaaaaattttcaaattcgaCACCTTAAGACCATGTCAAACTAAACCAACCAATGTGGTTTGCGTtttagaatatttaaattaaaattggagtaagaattttagaagaaaaaaaaaatttaaacaataaattaagagaATGATTaagaattttacaaaataaaaaattaacataagaATGTGTTTAAAtcaagtaaaattttcaattaaaaaaaaggaaaggaccatatatatgtattatcaagCCCACAAGTTTAGTAAGCTGTGAAATAAAATCATGTCtaatttgatttgttaaaaatatttaaaaaattaattaaaaattaaaaaattataatatattaggtCAATCCAAAAAAACACGCACGTCAGTCTACTAAAAGATCATAGAAACATGACTTTAGACACCCTAAGTCGTGTCCCAAACCTTATGCTCTTGTTGGGCTGCCCTGACACAAAAGTTCGCAGGTGGCAAgctttggtttagtttgatCTACTGACATCACTTCTTATATTACATTTATAGTTGTAAATATCGTTGCTGTGAAAAGTTACTAATGGACTAAAACTTACTAAGCTCCTGTGACCCAGTTCGATCTACTGACATGACTtcttatgttaaatttatagttGTAAATAGGCCAATCGATATTCCCCACATAAGTTATGTTATAATCTCAAATTTTCGTTTTTTATCTCTGATAATATTAAATACTCACTCattaacagttaaaattaacaaaactttaattctttaaaattttatttctttttaccccttaaattttaaaaactaaaatttttccaacctaagttttaaaaaatagcaatttcatcctaaggtttctttttgaaatctctgacttcattgccgacggcctctccctcccaaagcatcctctcctttcgatggtttcttttctttcatttggACTCCCGATCGACGTCAGAGAAGCcatggaagacgaagacgaagttgtCGTCTTAGTCTGGGAAGACAATTGTCTTCttagaagaagacctctgggaagacaaagaactttgtCTTCCATGACTTCTCCAATGCCAATTGagagtccaaatgggaggaaaaagaCAGTCGgaaggagatgatgcttcgGAAGGGAGAGACCTTCGGCAATAGAGTGGGAGATgacgtcggagatttcaaaacgaaaccctagagTGAAACTGTCATATTTTAAAACGTAGGCTaagggaaacttttagtttttaaagtttaaaagggcaaaaagagattatattttagtttttttttaatagtatagagaaaatgatgattttacccttaccaccgttaattttaactactcatgggtgggtatttgatattatcaaagataaatagtagaaacttgagattgcactataccttaggtgggaaatactCCTTTGGCCTTGTAAATATCGTTGCTGTGAAAACTCACTTGTGGactaaaaattactttttcaaaaGATGATGAGTAAAGATGACTaacaaattaactaaaaatgcaatattttaaaaacctcGACTCTTCGCAACCCTCAACACAGCTGACTACTTAAACCAGCAGTTTTTGCCCTTGATGTCACACCCAAATTCTCCTTTCAAAACGATTGAATGGCTGCTGCTCTAAAGGCAACCTGCACCTTCATTCAATTGAAGACGCCTGGCTCCCATTCTTTCCCCCGTTTTACCTCTCGCACTACGTCACTTTCCACTAAAAGGTTAGCTCCCATGGCGTCTCTCGCCGTTTCTTCCTCTGTTGGTCTTGCTGAAACTTTCTCTAGGTTGAAACATCAAGGCAAAGTAAGTTCTGTATTTTACTTCTACTTTTGCCTCTATTAACTGcgtattttgtatttttggaTGGGTCGTTTCCTTAAGATTGATTGCCTTCAATGTAACTCTTGTGGTTGAGTTAGTCggtttgaatttttgtttttatgctaTTTCTACTGTTGCACTTTTCattctcttattttctttcaaagcaTTTTCTAGTAGTTGATGATGTATTTTACATGTTAAAATGATTACTTTGTCTTGTGAATTTATGGGGctgaacatttttattttctctcattaaatACACAATTTGAGGTGCATGCGTATGGTAAAAGCATTATCCATGGCCTCTTAttgtatcattttattttatcaatgatgtGGTTGGGTAAGGCAGCAAGTTGGGAGTTTGAGAAGGATTGTGTGAATATTTTTTGTATCTAGTGAGTTTTTGTATCACCAATAGTTGAAACATTTAAAAAGACTCATTAAGACCGAACTTCAATAAGATTACATCTCAAAAGAAGAATGTGGTTGTGGAGTTTATACAATGCACTTAAACCTAATTCAATTGCATATACTGAGAAGAGTTTTAATCATATGttgatttatgaatatttttacttaaatttatgtATGATTAGCCATTAGTAGGTTTTATACGGACATGGGTTTTGATGGTTTTTCCCACAGTTTCATGTGTCctcataaaattatttgttgattATCTCTATTCTCTGTGAAGGTGGCCCTTATACCATACATCACAGCGGGTGATCCTGATCTTTCAACTACTGCAGAGGCATTGAAGGTGCTTGATTCCTGTGGAGCAGACATAATTGAATTGGGTGTTCCATATTCTGATCCTTTAGCAGACGGTCCAGTTATCCAGGTTTGAGAAACACCatgttgttttttgttttcacttttcttAATAACTGTTTTAATCATGTCATTAACAATTTTGTTTAGGCTGCAGCAACACGTTCCTTAGCAAGAGGGACCAACTTGAGTGCCATTACTTCTATGTTGGAAGAGGTAACAAAATAATGCAATCCCATACTACCTACATATCTTAGAATGtcag
Above is a genomic segment from Mangifera indica cultivar Alphonso chromosome 3, CATAS_Mindica_2.1, whole genome shotgun sequence containing:
- the LOC123212076 gene encoding transcription factor UNE12 codes for the protein MANNPNDPPTDDFLEQILGLPNFGSAESGLSAPDGGLGSTAGAAAPMMLQLSSGDGSSHISALGSGVSGGFHGQVFPLGLSLEQSKGGFLKPEEASGSGKRFREELVEGRASTVKNVYHGQPMPTTVPAAPHPPAMRPRVRARRGQATDPHSIAERLRRERIAERIRALQELVPTVNKTDRAAMLDEIVDYVKFLRLQVKVLSMSRLGGAGAVAPLVTDVPLSSVEDESGEGGRHQPAWEKWSNDGTERQVAKLMEENVGAAMQFLQSKALCIMPISLATAIYHTQPPDTSPIVKPETNPPS